In the genome of Streptomyces sp. P3, the window GTCCGGAGCGCCGCTTCCGTTTCCAGGCGGCGGCGGACAGGTCCAGCGAGGCGGACGACGTCACCGGCGCGCGTGGGAACGCCGCTCCGGACGGGGTCGCGACGTCCGGTGGATCCACGACTTCCGAAGGGCTCACGGTGTCGGACGAGCGATCCGCAGCAGCGTCGTGGTCGGTGAAGCCCAGGTAAGTGCTGTCCCATGGGCCGGCGTCCGTGAGGGGCAGAAAAGGCGAGCGCGACCTGGTGCGTGCTCGTCTTCGTTTCACCGTCCAGCCGCGTCCGTCGGCATGGTCCGGGTACGTCCGTGCCGATGGGCCGCCCCGCGGGAGGCGAAGGCGGTTGCGTAACGGCGTCGGACGGCTTCACGAGGTACCGGTGCGGCCCCGGAAGGTTCCGCCGCCGTGTGCCCGGCCCGGCATGTTCGCGCTGCACACGGGAGCCGTGTCCGGAGCACCGACGGCCGTCGACGAACAGGCCCGAGCACCGGTCGTCGAAGCAGGGGGAGGTGAACGCGCCGGACGCTCCGCGTGCAGGGCGATGCCCTCGTTGTGGCCGCGCAGTCACGGCTCCGACTCCCGGCGGGTTTCGCGCCCTGTGACGCTGACGTACGCCGTCTTGTCCCCGTAGTGCCCGCCGGTCCCGTGGATGACGACATACGCCCCTGTACCCCTGTGCCGTTCCAGGCGACCTGCCCGTCGAAGAGCGGGGCCGTGTCATGGGAAGCCGTTCCGGTGCGTTTCGTGCGGAGGGTCTTCCTGGCGCCGATGTACCGGGCCGTCACTCCGCCGTCTCCCTCCCCTTTGTTCCTGTCGGCGACTCGGGTGAGCAACGCGAAGTTCTCGTCGCGCGCCACCGGGCCCCGACCTCTGGGGCGCCCTTGACGGCGCTGCCGGAGCCTGAGCGTCTTCCCTTCCGTGGTCAGCCCACGGCGGAGTGACGTGGACACCGTCCGCGGCGGCCAGGCGAGGCGGAGTGTGCCGTTCGCAGTCACCGCGGTCGCCTCCCGCGTTCATATCCGATGTGGTGGTGACCGGCTTACGGATAGCGGAACTTGGCGGCGAACGTGACGGCTGTCGTGGTGGGCGCGAGGTTCGGGGTGGTGGTCGCCGCCCCGGCGGTGGCCCACCACGCGCCTACGACGACCCCGGCTGCCGCCAGGGCGCCGATCGCGGGCCTGTGGGCCGCGTGGCCACGGCGGTGGTGCGGCCACGGCGGTGGTGCGTCCGTCGTGCAGCTGTCGTGGCCGGTGGTTGCCGTGACCGGCGGAAAGCTGCCGACGGGGTGACCTGTTCACCAGACCGCGGGAATTGTGTTGCTGTGCGTAAGCGGTGTCGAGAAGAATCCGCGCATGACTTCTGCCATAAGGCATGTGACCATCGCCTGTTCGGACGCCTACGCCCTCGGCAGCTTCTGGGCCGAGGTACTCGGCCAGCCGCTCCACGAGGACGACAGGCCCGGCGACGAGGAGGCGCTCATCGAAGGGGCGGGCGTGCTCTTCGTCACCGTCCCCGAGACCAAGAGCCAGAGGAACCGGATCCACGTCGATCTTCAGCCGCAGGACCGCACCCGCGATGAGGAGGTGGAGCGCCTGCTCGACCTCGGCGCCACGCTGTTCGACGACCGTCGCACGCCCGACGGCAAGGGGTGGGCGGTCCTCAGGGACCCGGAGGGCAACGAGTTCTGCGTGGAGCGCAGCGCGCAGGAGCGCGACAACGTCGGCTGACACGCCCGCCGGTCGGCGTCGTCTGCGGAGGCGGAGTGAGGGCCGGCCCGGCGGGACGCCGGGGCCTCCGCCGCTGAATCCGATGCGGCCGCCGAACCCGGGCGGCTGTGAGGCCCTGCGGCTGTTCGGACGCGCGGGGTCGGTGAAGCCGTGCGGGCCGGACGGGTGAGGTCGGGAGTGCTCGCCGACGAGGTCGCACGCGCGGTGTCGTGAGTGGACAGGAGCCGTCGGGTGACCGCCGTCCGGCGGCGACGGTTCGGCGGTGGCCGCAGTGACCCGCCCCTAGTGTGAGCCGTATGCGCGCACCCGGAGCGGCCTCCGCGTCGCCCTCCTTCACGGACCTTCATCGCACCGAAGCTCCCCTCCTTCTGCCCAACGCCTGGGACCACGCCTCCGCGACCGCCATGGCGGGGCTGGGCTTTTCGGCGATCGGCACGACGAGTCTGGCCGTGGCCGCGGCGTCGGGACTGCCCGACGGTGCTTCCGCCACCCGCGACGAGACCCTCCGACTCGCTCTGATACTGGGTTCACAACCGTTTCTCCTGACCGTCGACGCCGAAAACGGATTCAGCGACGATCCGGACGAGGTGGCGGAGCTGGCGCGGCGGCTTGCGGCCGTGGGAGCGGTGGGCATCAACCTGGAGGACGGCCTGAGCCCGACGGATCGGCACATGGCCAAGATCGCCGCCGTCAAGTCGGCTGTGCCCGGCCTGTTCGTCAACGCCCGCACGGACACGTACTGGCTCGGCGAGCACAGCACGACCGAAACGCTTGCCCGCCTGGACGCCTACCAACAGGCCGGGGCAGACGGTGTGTTCGTCCCCGGGCTGACCGATGCGGGCGAGATCGCCGCGCTCGTCGAACGACTCGACGTGCCCCTCAACATTCTCTACTCACCGGCCGGCCCCACCGTCCCGCACCTCACCGACCTCGGTGTGAGCCGCATCAGTTTCGGCTCGTTTCTCTACCGGCGCGCTCTGGGCGCGGCGCTGGAGGCCGTCGGCGAAATCCGTGCAGGACGTCATCCTGGCGGCCCAACGCCGACCTACGGGGAGGTGGAGAGCCTCGGCATCGACACGGCCCGCCATGTCTGACGCGATGGCGTCACTCGGCCGTCCCTCGGCCACGCCGTCCGGCGAGGCACGTCGATCGGCGGCCCGACGAGTGCGGAGCACCGACAGGTGTGGTGCGCCGGGGGACTCCCTCGACGGCCGTCACGCTCCGCCCTCACGCTCCGCCGTCGGGCGGCGTCATCCCCGACCGTCGGCCGCCTCCCGCGGCCAGTGCGTGAGGGCCGCGTGCAGGGCGTCGATCGCTTTGTCCCACGACTTCCGTACGTCCCGGGGCGCACCGAAGCCGCCACCGGCCTCCAGCATGCAGTACCCGTGAAAGGTGCTGCGCAACAGGCGGACGGCGTCGGTGAGGTCGGGCTCCTCGAGGCCGTATCCGCGAAGCATGCCGTAGGTGATCTCGGCGGTGCGGCGCAGGGCGGGGGAGTGCGCGGTCAGTTCCCGGTCCCGCTCCTGGTCGATACGCGTCTGCGTGGCGGCGTACCGGCCCGGGTGCCGCAGGGCGTACTCCCGGTAGGCCCCTGCGAAGGCGACCAGCGCGTCCTTTCCCGCGAGTCCCACGACGGCGGAGCCGATCTCGTCGATCATCTCGCCGCCGACGAACAGCGCGAGCCTGGTCCGCAGTTCCCTGAGGTTTCTGACGTGCGAGTAGAGGCTCGCGTCCTTGACGCCGAAGCGCCGGGCCAGTGCCGAGATGCTGACGTGGTCGAAGCCGACCTCGTCGGCCAGTTCGGCGGCGGCTTCGACGAGGCGGTCGGTGGTGAGGCCGACTCTTGGCATGGGCAACCGCCTTGTGCGCGCTCGGAACCGGGGGTGTCGGCGAAATCCTAGGCGCTTCGCAGGTGGAACGCCGGAAGGCGTGGGACGGCGCTGACAACCCGTACCTGCACCGCAGCGGTTGCCGGGCACTCTGATACTGTGCCGCGACGCATGCGGGGGGCCGGTGCGCAGCAGGGCGCGGGGGACGAGGCTGCGAAACCGGGTTCGCAACGGTACGCAGTTTCAGGCGACTTGAATCTCACCATCGTTGAATTCTTCAGCGCCCGATGCCGAGAGCTCGGAGAATCCGGACAACCGTTTCCAGGGGTGGGGATGTTGCGTGCGTCGCTGACATCGGCGTGGGTGACGGTGTTGCTCTGTGCCGTGTGCGTGTCCGGGTGCTCGAGCGAGGGCGACCGGCGCTCCGGGTCCGACGCGAACGTGAGCGAGACACCCTCCTCGACGCCTTCCGTCCCTCGCACGGCCGCTGCTTCCCCTTCGTCTGACGAAACCGCGAGTGCTCCGGCGTCCCGTCCATCCTCCACGTCCGCAGCCGTGTCGCCCACGGCGTCGAGCGGCACGACCGCGCGCCGCACCACAGGGCCGTCCGCGGAGGAAAAGCACGGCAGGAGCGGCGGCGGCGGTTCCGCAACCAGGAGAGGAACCCGGGGGAGCGACGGCAGGCCGGGCGCGTCGCACTCCGTCCCGCAGAATCCGGACCGCGGGCCGCACCCCCCGCCGGCTCCCCCACGTCCTGCGCCCACGCCGGAGTGGACCTCCGCCGGATGGCGGCCCGGCGACCCCGTCGGGGCGGCGCATACGCCAGGCCCCTGAAACAACTCGAAGGCAAAAGAAAGAAAGAAGGTGCGCACCCCGTGGTCGGAAAACCCTCTGACGAGGCAGGAGACAACTCGTCCATATCCGACGAGGAATGGCAGGCTTTCCTCCGGGACAGCGAGCTCGGTGCCACCTCCGCTCCGAAGGAGCCCTCCGCCCGCGCCCGTATGGTCACCGAGCGGTTGCGGCACCAGGGCGAGCCCGAGGGCTGGCGGACCGGACCGGTCCCGCGGGACATGAACGGCAGAGCAAGACGACGGCGGCAGATGTGGTCGGTGCTCGGCGTGGCCGCGGCGCTCGGCGTGGTCGCCGTGGCGGTCAGACCCTCCCTGTTGCCCGGTGACCCCTTCGGAGCCGGCGAGCCCAGGCCCGCCACCGTGTCCGCGTCGCCCGCCGAGACCGCCGCCCCCACCGCCGCACCGGACGCCCTGCCCGACCGGGCGCCGACCATCGACAGGCCGTTCGCCGGTTCTCCGGCCCTCGCCTGGGCCGACGGCGAGGCGGGCGTCGTCCTGCCGACCGCCAAGGCCGTCGGGACGGCGTCGAAGGAACGCGTGACGAAAGCGCTGGAACTGACCAGGAAACTGCTCGTCGGCGCGAACCTGGATCCGAAGACGCTGCGCGGCGAACGTCCGACCGCCGCACTCTCGGTGCTCGACCCCAAGCAGCCGCACCTGCTCGACGACCTCGACGCCTTCCTTCGTTCGCCGGACAGGACGCACGACCCGCTGACCCTGTTCAGCCGGTTCGACCCCGTCGAGACCAGGGTCGTGGGCGACGTGGTCAAGACGCGCGGGCGCATGACCT includes:
- a CDS encoding VOC family protein; its protein translation is MTSAIRHVTIACSDAYALGSFWAEVLGQPLHEDDRPGDEEALIEGAGVLFVTVPETKSQRNRIHVDLQPQDRTRDEEVERLLDLGATLFDDRRTPDGKGWAVLRDPEGNEFCVERSAQERDNVG
- a CDS encoding isocitrate lyase/phosphoenolpyruvate mutase family protein codes for the protein MRAPGAASASPSFTDLHRTEAPLLLPNAWDHASATAMAGLGFSAIGTTSLAVAAASGLPDGASATRDETLRLALILGSQPFLLTVDAENGFSDDPDEVAELARRLAAVGAVGINLEDGLSPTDRHMAKIAAVKSAVPGLFVNARTDTYWLGEHSTTETLARLDAYQQAGADGVFVPGLTDAGEIAALVERLDVPLNILYSPAGPTVPHLTDLGVSRISFGSFLYRRALGAALEAVGEIRAGRHPGGPTPTYGEVESLGIDTARHV
- a CDS encoding TetR/AcrR family transcriptional regulator, with the translated sequence MPRVGLTTDRLVEAAAELADEVGFDHVSISALARRFGVKDASLYSHVRNLRELRTRLALFVGGEMIDEIGSAVVGLAGKDALVAFAGAYREYALRHPGRYAATQTRIDQERDRELTAHSPALRRTAEITYGMLRGYGLEEPDLTDAVRLLRSTFHGYCMLEAGGGFGAPRDVRKSWDKAIDALHAALTHWPREAADGRG